From one Gammaproteobacteria bacterium genomic stretch:
- the pyrF gene encoding orotidine-5'-phosphate decarboxylase, with protein MSTVQCDPQIIVALDYASAKSAREMVVQLDPTRCRLKIGKELFTREGPRFIEELIGQSFDIFLDLKFHDIPNTTAKACQAAAELGVWMVNVHASGGRKMMLAAREAIDHCSHQPLLIAVTVLTSMAQGDLVELGINVTPAEQVSHLASLAESAGMDGVVCSPLELSMLRMQWPSASLVTPGIRPEWSQKGDQVRVMTPAEAVVHGSSYLVIGRPITGADDPLRALEKIEQEIAMT; from the coding sequence ATGTCCACCGTTCAGTGTGATCCTCAAATTATTGTCGCACTCGATTATGCAAGCGCAAAGTCGGCACGTGAAATGGTCGTACAACTCGACCCGACACGCTGTCGATTAAAAATTGGAAAAGAGCTGTTTACACGTGAGGGGCCACGTTTTATCGAAGAGTTGATCGGGCAGAGCTTTGATATTTTTCTCGATTTAAAATTTCATGATATTCCCAATACCACCGCCAAAGCGTGCCAAGCAGCGGCTGAGCTAGGTGTCTGGATGGTAAATGTACACGCGTCGGGTGGTCGGAAGATGATGTTAGCAGCGCGGGAGGCGATTGATCACTGCTCCCATCAACCGCTGCTGATTGCCGTTACCGTATTAACCAGCATGGCGCAAGGCGACCTTGTCGAGCTGGGCATTAATGTGACTCCTGCTGAACAGGTATCTCACCTTGCCTCACTGGCAGAGAGCGCCGGTATGGATGGCGTGGTCTGCTCACCACTGGAGCTTTCTATGCTGCGTATGCAGTGGCCCAGTGCTTCTTTGGTAACACCGGGAATTCGTCCTGAGTGGTCACAAAAAGGGGACCAGGTGAGGGTGATGACACCCGCTGAAGCAGTCGTACACGGCTCAAGTTATCTGGTGATTGGTCGCCCCATTACCGGTGCGGATGATCCGCTGCGGGCGCTTGAAAAAATAGAGCAGGAAATCGCTATGACTTAG
- the lapB gene encoding lipopolysaccharide assembly protein LapB, with amino-acid sequence MLWNTLFLLLPVAAVSGWWLGWCSAKKRASSKCKNPSSEYFKGLNYLINEQPDHATSIFLKVLDVNSETIEVHYALASLFLKRGEVDRAIHIYQNLLARPTLNKHQRSETLYYLAQGYLKAGVLDRAEGLLNDLVNDADYALLSLKSLLNIFQQQREWSSAIDVARRLQKRGSQNYSVQIAHYYCELAEQQPTQSTARSRALKAALSSDRNCVRASLMQGDGLLDLKRYSQALNTFKKIEQQDASFIYEALPAMLHCWELMEKPKQAMAYLNALMAHSPSLAVLSLYAELGVRMDGSDEFKSQLKEYVLHYPSLQGVLTLLKVEGVCQPILEDRALMNSGSSALNYRCSQCGFQGHSLHWQCPSCQTWGQIRRINDIA; translated from the coding sequence ATGCTATGGAACACCCTTTTTTTACTGTTACCTGTTGCTGCTGTCTCTGGTTGGTGGTTGGGCTGGTGCTCGGCAAAAAAAAGAGCCTCTTCAAAGTGTAAAAATCCATCTTCTGAATATTTCAAAGGACTCAACTACCTCATCAATGAGCAACCTGATCATGCCACATCCATTTTCCTCAAAGTGTTGGATGTCAATAGTGAAACCATTGAAGTGCACTATGCCCTCGCCAGCCTGTTCTTAAAACGTGGAGAGGTTGATAGAGCAATACATATTTATCAAAACTTACTCGCTCGCCCAACATTGAATAAACATCAGCGCAGTGAAACGCTCTACTATCTAGCTCAGGGGTATCTAAAAGCAGGCGTTTTAGATCGAGCTGAAGGTCTTTTAAATGATCTGGTCAATGATGCTGATTATGCTCTTCTCTCTTTGAAGTCACTGCTTAATATCTTTCAACAGCAGCGTGAATGGAGTAGTGCGATTGATGTGGCTAGGCGTTTACAAAAACGTGGTAGCCAAAACTATTCAGTACAGATTGCCCACTACTATTGTGAGTTAGCTGAACAGCAACCAACACAGTCGACAGCGCGGTCTCGTGCCCTTAAAGCCGCCTTATCCAGTGATCGAAATTGTGTTAGAGCAAGCCTAATGCAAGGAGATGGCTTGCTGGATTTAAAGCGCTATTCACAGGCGCTGAATACCTTCAAAAAAATTGAACAACAAGATGCCTCATTTATTTATGAAGCACTCCCGGCGATGCTTCATTGCTGGGAGTTGATGGAAAAACCGAAACAGGCGATGGCCTATTTAAACGCGCTAATGGCTCACTCACCATCACTTGCTGTTTTATCACTTTATGCCGAACTCGGCGTACGAATGGATGGGAGCGATGAGTTTAAGTCCCAGCTAAAAGAGTATGTGCTGCACTACCCTTCACTTCAGGGCGTGTTGACACTGTTGAAGGTTGAAGGAGTGTGCCAGCCTATTCTTGAAGACCGTGCGTTGATGAACTCAGGGTCATCCGCACTCAATTACCGCTGTAGCCAGTGCGGCTTTCAGGGACACTCACTTCATTGGCAGTGTCCAAGCTGCCAAACATGGGGGCAAATTCGTCGTATCAACGACATTGCTTGA
- a CDS encoding LapA family protein, which yields MKRIILWLFIILVVIFGISFSVLNAELVTLDYYFSKIEVPLSIVVVTSLAFGILLGIATSILISLKNRRELSRLRKKLKNKELEISNMRAIPVQDLR from the coding sequence ATGAAACGCATAATCCTTTGGTTATTCATCATCCTGGTTGTTATATTTGGCATCAGCTTTAGTGTGTTGAATGCAGAGCTGGTGACGCTGGATTACTACTTCTCTAAAATTGAGGTTCCACTCTCCATTGTGGTGGTGACTTCACTGGCTTTTGGTATTTTGCTTGGAATTGCCACCAGTATATTGATTTCACTTAAAAACCGCCGTGAATTATCCCGCTTACGCAAAAAACTAAAAAACAAAGAGCTGGAAATCAGCAACATGCGAGCAATCCCGGTGCAGGACCTCCGCTAA
- a CDS encoding integration host factor subunit beta yields MTKSELIEIISRSQTQLAYKDVELSVKALIENMAQSLSSGDRIEIRGFGSFSLHFRPPRVGRNPKTGESVSLEGKYVPHFKPGKELRERVNQAISK; encoded by the coding sequence ATGACAAAATCCGAGTTGATTGAGATCATTTCTCGAAGCCAAACCCAGCTTGCTTATAAAGATGTTGAGCTATCTGTAAAGGCTTTAATCGAAAATATGGCCCAATCATTATCATCCGGCGACCGGATTGAAATTCGTGGATTTGGTAGTTTTTCTCTTCATTTCCGTCCACCAAGAGTGGGTAGAAACCCTAAGACGGGCGAATCTGTCTCTCTTGAAGGGAAATATGTTCCACACTTCAAACCCGGAAAAGAGTTGAGAGAGCGTGTTAATCAAGCAATCTCAAAATAA
- the rpsA gene encoding 30S ribosomal protein S1, translated as MSESFAELFEESQNKVNMESGAILEGIIVHIGPDVVVVNAGLKSEGVIPVEQFYNEKGELDISEGDVVEVALDTIEDGFGETRLSREKARRAQAWTRLEKACEAGEIVTGLISGRVKGGFTVELGDIRAFLPGSLVDVRPVRDPSYLEGKDLEFKVIKLDRKRNNVVVSRRAVVEAESSEEREELLKSLEEGKVVKGIVKNLTDYGAFIDLGGVDGLLHITDMSWKRIKHPSELINVGDEIDVRVLKFDRERNRVSLGMKQLGEDPWQDVARRYPVSSRLFGKVTNLADYGCFIELEEGVEGLVHVSEMDWTNKNIHPSKVVQVGDEVEVVVLDLDEERRRISLGMKQCQSNPWEAFSATHNKGDQLAGKIKSITDFGVFVGLDGGIDGLVHLSDISWHETGEDAIRNFKKGDEIDTMILSIDPDRERISLGIKQLEKDPVSNFVAAHPKGTVVNGVVKEVEAKSVLIELEEGVEGTLRAADISRDHIADAKSVFSVGDKVEAMCMGLDRKNRSISLSIKAKDNEEEAVAMEGFSKRSELSNPTLGDLIKEQMQK; from the coding sequence ATGAGCGAAAGTTTCGCGGAGCTATTTGAAGAGAGCCAGAACAAAGTCAACATGGAATCAGGTGCCATTCTTGAAGGCATCATTGTCCATATCGGACCTGACGTTGTGGTGGTTAATGCAGGCCTGAAATCTGAAGGTGTTATCCCTGTAGAACAGTTTTATAACGAAAAAGGTGAACTCGACATCAGCGAAGGTGATGTTGTAGAGGTTGCACTGGACACTATCGAAGATGGTTTCGGTGAAACACGCCTTTCTCGTGAAAAAGCGCGTCGCGCACAAGCTTGGACCCGTCTGGAAAAAGCGTGTGAAGCGGGTGAAATTGTAACCGGTCTTATCTCAGGCCGTGTTAAAGGTGGCTTTACGGTTGAGTTGGGTGACATTCGTGCATTCCTCCCAGGCTCTCTGGTTGATGTGCGTCCAGTGCGCGATCCCAGCTATCTGGAAGGTAAAGACCTTGAATTCAAAGTTATTAAACTTGATCGCAAGCGCAATAACGTTGTCGTTTCGCGCCGTGCCGTTGTTGAGGCCGAGTCAAGTGAAGAGCGTGAAGAGCTGCTCAAGAGCCTGGAAGAGGGCAAGGTAGTTAAAGGTATCGTCAAGAACCTGACCGATTACGGCGCATTTATCGATCTGGGCGGTGTTGATGGCCTGCTGCATATTACCGATATGTCTTGGAAACGCATCAAACACCCCAGCGAGCTTATCAATGTAGGTGATGAAATCGACGTGCGCGTATTAAAGTTTGATCGTGAGCGCAATCGTGTTTCTCTTGGTATGAAGCAGCTTGGCGAAGATCCGTGGCAGGATGTTGCCCGTCGCTACCCTGTTAGCTCACGTCTGTTTGGTAAAGTGACCAACCTTGCTGACTACGGTTGCTTCATCGAGCTGGAAGAGGGTGTAGAGGGTTTGGTTCATGTTTCTGAAATGGATTGGACCAACAAGAATATCCACCCCTCTAAAGTTGTTCAGGTCGGCGACGAAGTAGAGGTTGTTGTTCTGGATCTGGATGAGGAGCGTCGTCGCATCTCACTCGGCATGAAACAGTGTCAGTCCAATCCTTGGGAAGCCTTCTCTGCAACCCATAACAAGGGTGATCAACTTGCGGGCAAGATCAAGTCAATTACTGACTTTGGTGTGTTTGTTGGTCTGGATGGTGGGATCGATGGTTTGGTTCATCTCTCAGATATCTCTTGGCATGAAACGGGTGAAGATGCGATTCGCAACTTCAAGAAGGGTGATGAAATTGATACCATGATCCTCTCTATCGATCCTGATCGTGAGCGTATCTCGCTGGGTATCAAGCAACTTGAAAAAGATCCGGTCTCTAACTTTGTTGCCGCACATCCGAAAGGAACGGTTGTTAATGGCGTCGTTAAAGAGGTAGAAGCTAAATCGGTGCTGATCGAGTTGGAAGAGGGTGTAGAGGGTACTTTGCGTGCGGCGGATATCTCGCGTGATCACATCGCTGATGCGAAAAGTGTCTTTAGTGTAGGTGATAAGGTTGAAGCGATGTGCATGGGCCTTGACCGTAAAAACCGCTCTATTTCACTCTCTATCAAAGCGAAAGACAATGAAGAAGAAGCGGTAGCAATGGAAGGCTTCAGCAAGCGCTCTGAATTATCAAACCCAACGCTGGGTGATTTGATTAAAGAGCAAATGCAAAAGTAA
- the cmk gene encoding (d)CMP kinase, translating into MTEYFGNSTVPVIAIDGPSGAGKGTIGRRLAEQLGFAFLDSGALYRLSALAATHHGISLEDEESISTLAAHLDVQFRSHPENGDGLILLEGEDVSHAIRTEECGLAASKVAALPSVRQALLQRQWAFREAPGLVADGRDMGSVVFPDAPLKVYLTATAEARAQRRYNQLLEKGGTAKIDEILSDITQRDEQDQQRTVAPLRALPDAVLIDTTDMNIDQVIEKLTGLCRDRLGLAI; encoded by the coding sequence ATGACAGAATATTTTGGTAATTCAACGGTTCCGGTTATAGCCATCGATGGGCCAAGTGGTGCGGGTAAAGGCACCATTGGCCGTCGTCTGGCAGAACAGCTGGGTTTTGCTTTTTTAGATAGCGGGGCGCTTTATCGTCTTTCAGCACTTGCAGCCACTCATCACGGCATTTCACTGGAAGATGAAGAGTCAATCAGCACATTAGCGGCACACCTGGATGTTCAGTTCCGGTCCCACCCGGAAAATGGTGATGGCTTAATTCTTCTGGAAGGGGAGGATGTCAGTCACGCCATTCGAACCGAAGAGTGTGGGTTGGCCGCCTCTAAAGTCGCAGCACTTCCCTCTGTGCGTCAGGCATTACTACAGCGTCAGTGGGCATTTCGTGAGGCACCCGGCTTGGTGGCAGATGGTCGCGATATGGGTAGCGTGGTCTTTCCAGATGCGCCATTGAAGGTTTATTTGACCGCCACAGCAGAGGCGCGGGCACAGCGACGATACAATCAGTTGCTGGAAAAGGGCGGGACTGCTAAAATCGACGAGATTTTAAGTGACATCACCCAACGTGATGAGCAAGATCAACAGCGAACAGTGGCGCCACTACGTGCGTTGCCCGATGCTGTTTTGATTGATACAACCGATATGAACATTGATCAGGTCATTGAAAAACTAACTGGCTTATGCCGGGATCGTTTAGGGTTAGCTATTTAA
- the aroA gene encoding 3-phosphoshikimate 1-carboxyvinyltransferase has protein sequence MTVNTFHVAPGGKLSGAIRVPGDKSISHRSIMFGSLAEGVTEVNGFLEGEDALATLQAFRDMGVQIEGPKNGRVVIHGVGMKGLKSPGKPLDMGNSGTSVRLLSGLLAGHGIDVTLVGDSSLSKRPMRRVTAPLAEMGAVVESNEQGTLPLHIKPKTPLKGIDYAMPMASAQVKSCVLLAGLYAEGDTCVTEPAPTRDHTERMLQAFGYDVRRNGNRVCLTGGGRLTASNIEVPADISSATFFMVGASIAPGSDIVLEHVGINPTRMGVINILKAMGGNITVQNERMVGGEPVADIRVCYADLKGIDIPLDQVPLAIDEFPALFVAAACAKGATVLRGAEELRVKESDRIQVMADGLQILGIDAQPTPDGMVIQGGQMSGGTVESHEDHRISMSFVIAALRASGNITINDCSNVNTSFPSFVSLAASSGIKINV, from the coding sequence ATGACTGTTAATACATTTCATGTTGCTCCGGGTGGAAAATTGAGTGGCGCTATCCGCGTGCCTGGCGATAAATCGATCTCACATCGCTCGATTATGTTTGGCTCGCTGGCAGAGGGTGTCACTGAGGTAAATGGTTTTCTGGAGGGCGAGGATGCACTGGCGACCTTACAGGCCTTTCGTGATATGGGGGTGCAGATTGAGGGGCCAAAAAATGGCCGTGTAGTCATTCATGGTGTGGGTATGAAGGGTTTGAAGTCGCCTGGAAAACCACTCGACATGGGCAACTCTGGAACATCTGTTCGCCTTTTATCTGGCCTGCTAGCGGGACACGGAATTGATGTCACCCTGGTGGGCGACAGCTCACTCTCAAAGCGCCCCATGCGCCGTGTAACCGCTCCCTTGGCAGAAATGGGCGCCGTGGTGGAGAGTAATGAACAAGGGACTCTGCCACTGCATATTAAGCCGAAGACACCCTTAAAAGGTATCGATTACGCGATGCCGATGGCCAGTGCTCAGGTAAAGTCATGCGTGTTACTGGCGGGGCTCTATGCCGAAGGTGATACCTGTGTTACCGAGCCAGCACCCACACGAGATCATACAGAGCGCATGTTACAAGCGTTTGGCTATGATGTTAGACGTAATGGAAACCGGGTTTGCCTCACCGGCGGTGGGCGTTTAACAGCATCCAACATTGAAGTGCCCGCAGATATCTCCTCCGCCACTTTTTTTATGGTGGGCGCATCAATAGCGCCAGGCTCTGATATTGTGCTTGAGCATGTCGGCATTAACCCAACCCGAATGGGTGTGATTAACATTCTTAAGGCCATGGGCGGAAATATCACCGTGCAAAATGAGCGCATGGTGGGTGGCGAGCCAGTTGCGGATATCAGGGTATGCTATGCCGACCTCAAGGGGATTGACATTCCACTTGATCAAGTGCCGCTGGCCATCGATGAGTTTCCCGCACTGTTTGTGGCGGCCGCATGTGCTAAGGGTGCAACCGTATTACGCGGTGCTGAAGAGTTGCGGGTAAAAGAGAGTGACCGTATTCAGGTCATGGCGGATGGGCTACAGATATTGGGCATCGATGCACAACCCACTCCAGACGGTATGGTTATTCAGGGTGGCCAAATGAGTGGTGGCACGGTAGAGAGCCATGAAGACCACCGCATTTCAATGTCATTTGTTATTGCGGCTTTACGGGCATCGGGCAACATCACCATTAACGACTGCTCTAATGTAAATACATCCTTTCCCAGCTTTGTTTCACTTGCTGCGAGCAGCGGTATAAAAATTAACGTATAA
- a CDS encoding prephenate dehydrogenase/arogenate dehydrogenase family protein has translation MIQQLTIIGVGLIGGSLARALKEANACGEVVGCGRNEAELKKAQQLGVIDRYSLDPAEAVVGADVVLLAVPLSAMRSVMSAIAPSISETTILTDVGSAKASVVNDAMAVFGKIPDNFLPAHPIAGTEKSGVEASFPALFQNHKVILTPLKNSSKAALSRVTAMWQCAGAEVVEMSVEHHDRVLAATSHLPHILAYALVGSLARMDETDEIFQYAAGGFRDFTRIASSDAQMWHDICLANRKEVLNVLERFRDDLDALTVAFEANDGAAVLDCFSRAKRARDHFSTLIAK, from the coding sequence CTGATTCAACAATTAACGATTATTGGTGTTGGCCTGATTGGTGGCTCATTGGCTCGTGCACTGAAAGAAGCCAACGCCTGCGGTGAAGTGGTTGGCTGCGGGCGTAATGAGGCTGAGCTAAAAAAGGCGCAGCAGTTGGGTGTAATCGACCGCTACTCCCTTGACCCTGCTGAAGCCGTAGTGGGTGCTGATGTCGTGCTGTTAGCCGTTCCTTTAAGTGCTATGCGTAGCGTGATGAGTGCAATCGCACCCTCAATAAGTGAGACGACCATTCTAACTGATGTTGGCAGTGCCAAAGCCAGTGTCGTGAATGATGCGATGGCCGTATTTGGAAAAATTCCTGATAATTTTTTACCGGCTCACCCCATTGCAGGTACTGAAAAGAGCGGTGTTGAAGCCTCTTTCCCCGCGCTTTTTCAAAACCATAAAGTGATCCTAACCCCACTGAAAAACAGCAGCAAAGCGGCACTGAGCCGAGTGACCGCCATGTGGCAGTGCGCCGGTGCAGAGGTGGTTGAGATGAGCGTTGAACACCATGACCGTGTTCTCGCCGCCACCAGCCACCTGCCTCATATATTGGCCTATGCACTGGTTGGTTCGCTGGCTCGCATGGATGAAACAGACGAAATTTTTCAATATGCTGCCGGTGGTTTTCGTGATTTCACCCGAATCGCCTCAAGTGATGCTCAGATGTGGCATGACATCTGTCTTGCGAATCGTAAAGAGGTGTTAAATGTGCTGGAGCGCTTTCGTGATGACCTGGATGCGCTGACGGTGGCTTTTGAGGCGAATGATGGCGCGGCCGTTCTTGACTGTTTCTCCCGTGCCAAACGCGCCCGTGATCACTTCTCAACATTAATTGCAAAGTAA